CGACACACTGTTTGATCTGGTCGATCTGGCCCATCTTGATCTTGGCGATCAGGTGCGGGTCGGCGATGTGGGCGCGGGTCATGCCGACCATGTCGACGTAACCGCCCTCCAGAATCCGCGTGGCCTGGTTCGGGTCCTTGATGTTCTGCGCGTGCAGCACCGGAACCTTGACCACTTCCTTGATACCGGCCGCCAGGTGCAGGAACGGCTCCGGCGGGTAACTCATGTTCGGAATCACGTTGGCCAGGGTGTTGTGGGTGTCGCATCCCGAGCCGACGACGCCGATGAAATCGAGCATGCCGGTGTCGTCGTAATACTTGGCGATCTGCTTCATGTCTTCGTGGGACAGACCGTCGGGGTGGAACTCGTCACCGCAGATGCGCATGCCGACGCAGAAGTCGTCACCGACCTCGGCACGCACCGCTTTCAACACTTCCAGACCGAACTTCATCCGGCCTTCAAAAGTGCCGCCCCATTCGTCGGTACGCTTGTTGACGCGAGGGCTCCAGAACTGGTCGATCATGTGCTGGTGCACGGCTGACAGTTCGACGCCGTCCAGGCCACCGGCCTTGGCGCGACGAGCCGCTTGCGCGTAGTTGCCGATCACCCGCCAGATTTCTTCCGGCTCGATGGTCTTGCAAGTGGCGCGGTGCACCGGTTCGCGGATGCCCGACGGCGACATCAGGGTCGGCCAGTGGAAACCGTCCCAACGGGAGCGACGGCCCATGTGGGTAATCTGGATCATGATCTTGGCGCCGTGCTTGTGCATGGCGTCAGCGAGATTCTGGAAGTGCGGGATGATCCGGTCGGTGGACAGGTTCACCGAACTCCACCATTGCTGCGGGCTGTCGATCGCCACCACGGACGAACCGCCACAGATCGCCAGGCCGATGCCGCCCTTGGCTTTCTCTTCGTAGTATTTGACGTACCGCTCGGTGGTCATGCCGCCGTCGGTCGCGTAGACCTCGGCGTGCGCGGTGCTGAGCACGCGGTTGCGGATGGTCAGTTTGCCAATTTGAATTGGCTGAAACATTGCTTCGAAAGCCATGGCGGGTTCCTCGACTTACAACGGCTTGACGGTGAACAGGCCGTCGTCGTGGCCTTCTTCGGAGCCACCGTAGACCTGCTCGGCCACGGTGCGGATCTTGCTGCCACGAGCGGCGAGGATCTGATCCATCGCCCCGGCAAACCAGCCGGTGAACATGTAGTCGACCTTGCGCCCGACCTTGCCGTAGACGTAGACGAACGCCGAGTGTTCGAGCTTGACGCTGGCGGTGCCTTTGTCGAGGTCGATGTCCTGGATCTTGAACAGGCCCCAGCCGCGCTGCGACAGGCGCTTCATGTAGTGCTCGAACACCGCGACGCCTTCCAGACCATGGCATTCGGCTTCTTTTTCACACCAGTGCCAGGCTGATTTGTAGCCGGCCTTGTAGAGGATTTCGGCATAGGCATCGGCGCCCAGCACTTCCTCGATGCCCATGTGGTTGTTGACGAAGAAATGCCGCGGCACGTACAGCATCGGCAGGGCGTCGGAGGTCCAGACACCGGTCTCGCTGTCGACTTCGATTGGCAATTGCGGGGCGATCTTGGCCATGGAAACTTAACTCCAGAAAAATTTTGGTGTTGCCCCCGGCGCGGACGGCCGGGGGAAAGTATTCGGGAAGCGGCGGCTTATTCGCCCCAGACGTCTTTCAAGACGTTGACCCAGTTTTCGCCCATGATCTTGCGTACCACGCGCTCGGAGTGGCCGCGCTTGAGCAGGGTTTCGGTCAGGTTCGGGAACTCGCCGACGGTACGGATGCCCAGCGGGTTGATGATCTTGCCGAAGTTGGTCAGACGGCGGGCGTAGCCCTTGTCGTGGGTCAGGTATTCGAAGAAGTCCTGGCCGTGACCCTGGGTGAAGTCGGTGCCGATGCCGATGGCGTCTTCACCGACGATGTTCATGGTGTATTCGATGGCTTCGGCGTAGTCGTCGATGGTCGAATCGATGCCCTTGGCGAGGAACGGCGCGAACATGGTCACGCCGACGAAACCGCCGTGGTCGGCAATGAACTTAAGCTCTTCATCGGACTTGTTGCGTGGGTGCTCCTTGAGCCCCGACGGCAGGCAGTGGGAATAGCAGACCGGTTTTTTCGATTCGAGGATGACTTCCTCGGAGGTCTTGGAGCCGACGTGGGACAGGTCGCACATGACGCCGACGCGGTTCATCTCGGCGACGATCTCGCGACCGAAGCCCGACAGGCCGCCGTCACGTTCGTAGCAACCGGTGCCCACCAGATTCTGGGTGTTGTAGCACATCTGCACGATGCCGACGCCGAGCTGCTTGAACACCTCGACATAGCCGATCTGGTCTTCGAACGCATGGGCGTTCTGGAAGCCGAACAGGATGCCGGTCTTGCCCTGCTCCTTGGCCTTGCGGATGTCGGCGGTGGTGCGGACGGGGATCACCAGGTCGCTGTTTTCGCGGATCAGTTTCTGGCTGGCGGCGATGTTGTTGACCGTGGCCTGAAAGCCCTCCCACACCGACACGGTGCAGTTGGCCGCCGTCAGACCGCCCTTGCGCATGTCTTCGAACAGCTCGCGGTTCCATTTGGCAATGATCAGACCGTCGATAACGATGCTGTCGGCGTGTAATTCGGCTGGGCTCATCAGGCGTCCCCTTATTGGCGATTCATGCGCCGAATCGTCTGCCGGCGCTTTGGGGCCAGCATATGCCTCGGTGCGCGACCAGCCGGGTGCAAAAACGACAGGGGAATTGCCGAAAGCGTCAATCCGCGACAAAGCGTCGCCAACCGGTCCGACCAGCCACCTGTTCAAGCCCGCGAGCTTGAGCCAGAATCTGGCGCATCTTGGAAACACCACTGGATTAGAGCGGCGACATCAATGAAATCGATCTTCCTGGCTTTGGCACTGATTGCGACCGGCGTACACGCCGCCGAAGAGTCCGACAACAACCCGTGCGACGCGGTGGAAAACGACGTCCAGACCCTGGAATGCTCGACCTACAGCCGCACCACCGCCGAAGACCTGCTCAAGGACAACTACAACAGCCTGAACGAACGCATGCAGGCGACCTACGGCAAAAATCCCGCGCAACTGGCCGACATCACCGCCAAACTCAAGACCGCCCAGCAACAATGGCTGAAAACCCGCGACGCCGACTGCGCCGTCGAAGCCTTCCCGGCGACGGACGGCAGCAAGGCGTTCAAGATTGCGCAGAATGATTGCGTGGCGCGGATGAGTGACGAGCGGTCGGAGTTTTTGGAGTCGATAGGTCAGGAGTGAGGGCTTGAGCTGTAAGCTGCACCTCTTAAGCCAATCAAGGGATTCACATGAACATCTGCGGTATCGAAATCAAAGGCAGTGAAGCGATCATCGCCGTGGCGTCCCTCGACGGCTCGGCGCTGAGCCATGTCGCGCTGAACACCAAGAAAATCGCCCTGGACGATGACGACGAGGCGGCCAACGTCAAACTATTTGCCGCGCAGGTCGCGTCGTTCGTGCGCGAGAACGCCATCGATCGAATCGCGATCAAGAAGCGCAGCAAGAAAGGCGAGTTTGCCGGCGGGCCGACCACGTTCAAGATCGAGGGCGTGTTTCAGTTGCTGGACGGTTGCGAGGTGACGCTGCTGTCGCCGCAGACGATCAATGCCCAGGCCAAGAAGCACAATTTCGAGCTGCCGGGCACGCTGAACAAGTATCAGCATGAGGCTTACAAAGCGGCGTGCTCGGCGTTGATGAAGAAGTAACTCAGGCCTGAGCAGTACGCCGATCTTCCCGTGGACACCGGGCAAACTTGGCCCGGTAGCTGCGGGTGAAATACGACGGTGATTCAAACCCGCAGGCGATGCTGACTTCGAGCACGCTCATGTCGGTCTGGCGCAACAGCTGCCGGGCCTTCTCGAGTCTTAAGCGCAGATAGAAATTGCTCGGCGTGTCATTCAGATGCAGCCGAAACAACCGCTCCAGTTGCCGCCGCGTCACCTTGATCGATTCCGCCAGTTCCAGAGTGGTCAGCGGCGGTTCGCTGTGCTGCTCCATTTCGCCGATCACATGCACCAGCTTCTTGTTGCTGATGCCGTAACGCGTCGCGACTTCCATGCGCTGGTGGTCCTTGCGCGGACGAATCCGCCCCAATACAAACTGCTCGCTGACCTGGATCGCCAGTTGCGGGCCGTGGGCCTGGGCGATCAGGTCGAGCATCAGGTCAATGGAAGCGGTGCCGCCGGCGGACGTGATGCGCCGACGGTCGATCTCGAACAGCTCCTGGGTGACGCTGAGCTGTGGATAAAATTCCTTGAAGGCATCGATGGCCTCCCAGTGCAGGGTCAGGCGATGGCCATCGAGCAGGCCGGCCTCGGCGAGGACGAAGCTGCCAGTGTCGATGGCGCCGAGGGTCACGCCTTCGTTGTCCAGGCGTCGCAGCCAGTGCTCCAGCGCCGAGGTGGCGAACTTCAGCGGTTCGAACCCGGCGACCACCAGCAGCGTCGCCCCTTTCTTCAGCGGCTCCAGCGCCGCGTCGGCGTTGACCGACATTCCGTTGCTCGCCAGCACCGCCCCGCCATCGGCGCTCAACACGTGCCAGCGGTACAGCTCGCCGCGAAAGCGGTTGGCCACCCGCAGCGGTTCGATCGCGGAGATGAAACCGATGGCGGAAAAACCCGGCATCAACAGAAAGTAGAAATCCTGGGACATGGTGCGCACTCGGTCAGCGGGTAGCGTGCAACGTTGATACGCCGTTTGCCGTCGGCGTTCAAGAGCACAGGTCGCTACAGTGCAAGAGCCAGTCGCCGCAGTGCGTTTTCACAGGGGCATTGCTGCGTAACTTGGCATCACCGGCGCGACAGACGCCGGGACCCACAATAACGACCTGCCGAGGAACCCGACATGAAACGACTGATCAGCAGCTGTGTTCTCGCACTCAGCGGTACCGCGTTTTTAAGCGCCAGTGTCATGGCGGCCGAACCTGCGTCGTGCCAGAACGTGCGCATGGGCGTAGTGAACTGGACCGACGTGATCGCCACCAGCGCCATGACTCAGGTTCTGCTCGACGGCCTCGGCTACAGCACCAAACAGACCAGCGCCTCCCAGCAAATCATCTTCGCCGGCATCCGCGACCAGCGTCTGGATCTGTTCCTCGGCTACTGGAACCCGCTGATGACCCAGACCATCACCCCGTTCGTCGATGCCAATCAGGTCAAAGTCCTTCCGGCGCCGAGCCTGAAAGACGCCCGCGCCACCCTCGCCGTACCGACCTATCTGGCGGACAAGGGCCTGAAAACCTTCGCCGACATCGCCAAGTTCGAGAAAGAACTGGGCGGCAAGATCTACGGCATCGAGCCAGGCTCGGGCGCCAACACCCAGATCAAGGCGATGATCGCCAAAAACCAGTTCGGCCTCGGCAAATTCCAGCTCGTGGAATCGAGTGAAGCCGGCATGCTCGCCGCCGTCGACCGCGCCGTGCGCCGCAAGGAAGCCGTGGTGTTCTTCGGCTGGGCGCCACACCCGATGAACGTCAATGTGCAGATGACTTATCTGACCGGCAGCGACGACGCCCTCGGTCCGAACGAAGGCATGGCCACCGTGTGGACCGTCACCGCGCCGAAATACGCCGAACAATGCCCGAACGTCGGTCGCCTGCTGAGCAACCTGACGTTCACCGCCGAAGACGAGAGCCGGATGATGCAGCCGCTGCTCGATCACAAGGACGCCTTCGAATCGGCCAAGCAATGGCTCAAGGATCACCCGCAGGACAAACAGCGCTGGCTCGAAGGCGTGACCACCTTCGATGGCAAACCGGCGGTTGAAAACCTCCAGCTCACCAGCAAATAAACCGCAACGAACGAACCACTTCGCAGCCCGCCACGGGCTGCGAACAGACCCATCACGCCTGAAGGAAAACGCACCATGAACCACGACGTCATCATCACCTGCGCACTCACCGGTGCTGGCGACACGACCGCCAAGAGCCCTCACGTGCCGGTCACTCCAAAGCAAATCGCCGCAGCCGCGGTGGAAGCGGCCAAGGCCGGTGCCACCGTCGTGCACTGCCATGTCCGCGACCCGCAGACCGGCAAGTTCAGCCGTGACGTGGCGCTGTACCGCGAAGTCATGGAGCGCATCCGCGAAGCCGACGTCGACATCATCGTCAACCTCACCGCCGGCATGGGCGGCGACCTGGAAATCGGCCCGGGCGAGAGCCCGATGGAGTTCGGTCCGAACACCGATCTGGTGGGCCCGCTGACCCGTCTGGCCCACGTCGAAGAGCTGCTGCCGGAAATCTGCACCCTGGATTGCGGCACCCTGAACTTCGGCGACGGCGACACCATTTACGTCTCCACTCCGGCCCAGCTGCGTGCCGGCGCCAAGCGCATCACCGAGCTGGGCGTGAAGGCGGAGCTGGAGATTTTCGACACCGGTCACCTGTGGTTCGCCAAACAGATGATCAAGGAAGGCCTGCTCGACAATCCGCTGTTCCAGCTGTGCCTGGGCATCCCGTGGGGCGCGCCGGCCGACACCACCACCATGAAAGCCATGGTCGACAACCTGCCGGCCGACGCCGTTTGGGCAGGCTTCGGCATCGGCCGGATGCAGATGCCGATGGCCGCGCAAGCGGTGCTGCTCGGCGGCAACGTGCGGGTAGGCCTGGAGGACAACCTGTGGCTGGACAAAGGTGTGCTGGCGACCAACGGCCAACTGGTCGAACGCGCCACCGAGATCCTCAGCCGCCTCGGCGCCCGGGTGCTGACCCCGGCTGAAGGTCGCAAGAAAATGGGCCTGACCCAGCGCGGCTGAAATCACCCTTTCCCCCGGTGGGAGGGCAACTGACTCCCACCGTTTTTTTTGCCTCATTCCAGGAAGTGACCATGAGCTTTATCACCGAAATCAAAACCTTCGCAGCACTGGGCAGCGGCGTCATCGGCAGCGGTTGGGTCGCCCGCGCCCTCGCCCACGGCCTCGACGTGGTGGCCTGGGACCCGGCACCGGGTGCCGAAGCGGCGCTGCGCAAGCGCGTGGCCAACGCCTGGGGCGCGCTGGAGAAAAACGGTCTGGCGCCGGGCGCTTCGCAGGATCGCCTGCGCTTTGTGGCGACCATTGAAGAGTGCGTGCGCGATGCGGATTTCATCCAGGAAAGTGCCCCTGAACGCCTCGAACTGAAACTGGAGCTGCACAGTAAAATCAGCGCGGCGGCCAAGCCCAATGCGTTGATCGGTTCCAGCACTTCGGGCCTGTTGCCGAGCGAGTTTTACGAGAGCTCGACCCACCCGGAACGCTGCGTGGTCGGCCACCCGTTCAACCCGGTTTACCTTCTGCCGCTGGTGGAAGTAGTCGGCGGCAAGAACACCGCGCCGGAAGCGGTTCAAGCGGCGATGAAAGTCTACGAATCCCTCGGCATGCGCCCGCTGCATGTGCGCAAGGAAGTGCCCGGTTTCATCGCCGACCGCCTGCTCGAAGCGCTGTGGCGCGAAGCGCTGCACCTGGTCAACGACGGGGTGGCGACCACCGGTGAAATCGACGATGCGATCCGCTTTGGCGCCGGTCTGCGCTGGTCGTTTATGGGTACGTTCCTGACTTACACCCTGGCCGGTGGCGATGCCGGCATGCGTCACTTCATGTCGCAGTTCGGTCCGGCGCTCCAGCTGCCGTGGACGTACCTGCCGGCACCGGAACTGACCGACAAGCTGATCGACGATGTGGTGGATGGCACCAGCGATCAACTGGGCCGCCACAGTATTTCGGCACTGGAGCGCTATCGTGATGATTGCTTGCTGGCGGTGCTTGAGGCGGTGAAGACCACCAAAGAAAAGCATGGAATGAGTTTCAGCGAGTAATTGCAGATTGAGCGCTCCCCCGCGAAGCGCGGGAGCGCTCGCGCCCGGAGATAAATATGCCCACCCTC
This genomic window from Pseudomonas kribbensis contains:
- the dgcA gene encoding dimethylglycine demethylation protein DgcA produces the protein MAFEAMFQPIQIGKLTIRNRVLSTAHAEVYATDGGMTTERYVKYYEEKAKGGIGLAICGGSSVVAIDSPQQWWSSVNLSTDRIIPHFQNLADAMHKHGAKIMIQITHMGRRSRWDGFHWPTLMSPSGIREPVHRATCKTIEPEEIWRVIGNYAQAARRAKAGGLDGVELSAVHQHMIDQFWSPRVNKRTDEWGGTFEGRMKFGLEVLKAVRAEVGDDFCVGMRICGDEFHPDGLSHEDMKQIAKYYDDTGMLDFIGVVGSGCDTHNTLANVIPNMSYPPEPFLHLAAGIKEVVKVPVLHAQNIKDPNQATRILEGGYVDMVGMTRAHIADPHLIAKIKMGQIDQIKQCVGANYCIDRQYQGLDVLCIQNAATSREYMGVPHIIEKSTGPKRKVVIVGAGPAGMEAARVAAERGHDVTLFEKKEFIGGQITTASKAPQRDQIAGITRWFQLELARLKVDLRLGTAADADTIMDLRPDIVVLAVGGHPYLEQNEHWGAAEGLVVSSWDVLDGKVAPGKNVLVYDTICEFTGMSVADFLADKGSQVEIVTDDIKPGVAIGGTSFPTYYRSMYPKEVIMTGDMMLEKVYREGDKLVAVLENEYTGAKEERVVDQVVVENGVRPDEEIYYALKDGSRNKGQIDVEALFAIQPQPSLSSNGDGYLLFRIGDCVAQRNTHAAIYDALRLCKDF
- a CDS encoding DUF3010 family protein — encoded protein: MNICGIEIKGSEAIIAVASLDGSALSHVALNTKKIALDDDDEAANVKLFAAQVASFVRENAIDRIAIKKRSKKGEFAGGPTTFKIEGVFQLLDGCEVTLLSPQTINAQAKKHNFELPGTLNKYQHEAYKAACSALMKK
- a CDS encoding 3-keto-5-aminohexanoate cleavage protein, translating into MNHDVIITCALTGAGDTTAKSPHVPVTPKQIAAAAVEAAKAGATVVHCHVRDPQTGKFSRDVALYREVMERIREADVDIIVNLTAGMGGDLEIGPGESPMEFGPNTDLVGPLTRLAHVEELLPEICTLDCGTLNFGDGDTIYVSTPAQLRAGAKRITELGVKAELEIFDTGHLWFAKQMIKEGLLDNPLFQLCLGIPWGAPADTTTMKAMVDNLPADAVWAGFGIGRMQMPMAAQAVLLGGNVRVGLEDNLWLDKGVLATNGQLVERATEILSRLGARVLTPAEGRKKMGLTQRG
- a CDS encoding GlxA family transcriptional regulator, which produces MSQDFYFLLMPGFSAIGFISAIEPLRVANRFRGELYRWHVLSADGGAVLASNGMSVNADAALEPLKKGATLLVVAGFEPLKFATSALEHWLRRLDNEGVTLGAIDTGSFVLAEAGLLDGHRLTLHWEAIDAFKEFYPQLSVTQELFEIDRRRITSAGGTASIDLMLDLIAQAHGPQLAIQVSEQFVLGRIRPRKDHQRMEVATRYGISNKKLVHVIGEMEQHSEPPLTTLELAESIKVTRRQLERLFRLHLNDTPSNFYLRLRLEKARQLLRQTDMSVLEVSIACGFESPSYFTRSYRAKFARCPREDRRTAQA
- a CDS encoding DUF5943 domain-containing protein, giving the protein MAKIAPQLPIEVDSETGVWTSDALPMLYVPRHFFVNNHMGIEEVLGADAYAEILYKAGYKSAWHWCEKEAECHGLEGVAVFEHYMKRLSQRGWGLFKIQDIDLDKGTASVKLEHSAFVYVYGKVGRKVDYMFTGWFAGAMDQILAARGSKIRTVAEQVYGGSEEGHDDGLFTVKPL
- a CDS encoding lysozyme inhibitor LprI family protein, which translates into the protein MKSIFLALALIATGVHAAEESDNNPCDAVENDVQTLECSTYSRTTAEDLLKDNYNSLNERMQATYGKNPAQLADITAKLKTAQQQWLKTRDADCAVEAFPATDGSKAFKIAQNDCVARMSDERSEFLESIGQE
- a CDS encoding dipeptidase; protein product: MSPAELHADSIVIDGLIIAKWNRELFEDMRKGGLTAANCTVSVWEGFQATVNNIAASQKLIRENSDLVIPVRTTADIRKAKEQGKTGILFGFQNAHAFEDQIGYVEVFKQLGVGIVQMCYNTQNLVGTGCYERDGGLSGFGREIVAEMNRVGVMCDLSHVGSKTSEEVILESKKPVCYSHCLPSGLKEHPRNKSDEELKFIADHGGFVGVTMFAPFLAKGIDSTIDDYAEAIEYTMNIVGEDAIGIGTDFTQGHGQDFFEYLTHDKGYARRLTNFGKIINPLGIRTVGEFPNLTETLLKRGHSERVVRKIMGENWVNVLKDVWGE
- a CDS encoding choline ABC transporter substrate-binding protein, whose translation is MKRLISSCVLALSGTAFLSASVMAAEPASCQNVRMGVVNWTDVIATSAMTQVLLDGLGYSTKQTSASQQIIFAGIRDQRLDLFLGYWNPLMTQTITPFVDANQVKVLPAPSLKDARATLAVPTYLADKGLKTFADIAKFEKELGGKIYGIEPGSGANTQIKAMIAKNQFGLGKFQLVESSEAGMLAAVDRAVRRKEAVVFFGWAPHPMNVNVQMTYLTGSDDALGPNEGMATVWTVTAPKYAEQCPNVGRLLSNLTFTAEDESRMMQPLLDHKDAFESAKQWLKDHPQDKQRWLEGVTTFDGKPAVENLQLTSK
- a CDS encoding L-carnitine dehydrogenase — encoded protein: MSFITEIKTFAALGSGVIGSGWVARALAHGLDVVAWDPAPGAEAALRKRVANAWGALEKNGLAPGASQDRLRFVATIEECVRDADFIQESAPERLELKLELHSKISAAAKPNALIGSSTSGLLPSEFYESSTHPERCVVGHPFNPVYLLPLVEVVGGKNTAPEAVQAAMKVYESLGMRPLHVRKEVPGFIADRLLEALWREALHLVNDGVATTGEIDDAIRFGAGLRWSFMGTFLTYTLAGGDAGMRHFMSQFGPALQLPWTYLPAPELTDKLIDDVVDGTSDQLGRHSISALERYRDDCLLAVLEAVKTTKEKHGMSFSE